The Hymenobacter oligotrophus genome segment ACGCAGCTCGGTGCGTAAGTCGGTAAACGTGAGCTCCTCCAGGCGCAGGCGGTTTGGCCCGAGGCCGTTGATCATGTCCAAGAACCGGATGACCTCGGGGCGCATCACCAGGTTGGCCATGTGCGAGCCGCCAATCTCGTCGGGCATTACCACGGAGTCGGCACCGGCGCGCAGCAGCTTGCTTTCGGAGGTTTTCAGCGAAGCGCGCGAAATGATTTTCAGGCGCGGGTTCAGCTCGCGGGCCGTGAGCGTCACGAACACGTTGTCGGCATCTTTGGGCAGGGCCGAGATCAGGGCGCGGGCCCGCTCGATGCCGGCCTGGCGCAGGGTTTCATCCGCGGTAGCGTCGCCGAATACCACCGGCACGGCAATGTCGCCCAGGGCTTCCACGGCTTGGCGCATCAGCTCCTGGCTTTGCTCCACCACCACTACCTTGGCGCCGCTGGCGCGCAGCTCATGAAACGCCTTGCTGCCGTTGCGCCCAAAGCCACACACTATTACGTGGTCCTGAAAAGCGCGAATTTCCTGATCCGTCATAAACATCTTGAACAAGTTGCGCAGCTCACCGTCGAACAAGTACTGCGTGAGCACCGACACCAAGTAGGCCACCACCACCAGGTTGTACAGGATGTAAACCGACACAAACAGCCGGCCGTCGTCGGACATGGGCCGCACCTCCCCAAACCCGGTGGTGGAGATGGTGATGATGGTCATGTAAAACGCCTCGAGCCAATTGTAACGCTCGATGAGCATGAAGCCCGCCATGCCCATGCCCAAACTGAGCACCGACAAAATGACGGCGAGCATAAGGCGGCTTAGGTTAGCGCGTTTCCACATAATGCGTGGCACGAAGGTAGCGGGCGGCGCGGCTTGTGCGTACGCGCGGCCGTTGGGTTTTGGGTTCTCGCAGAGGTGCGCTGAGGCAGGGAGTACTCGCCGCAATTTGCTTATCTCGCAGCCGCGTTCCGATTTGTATCAACCCGTTATGCTAATGGCACTCAAACCACAACGCGCCCTGCTTGCGTTGGCCGGCTTGTATGTTCTGTACCTGGCCGGTGGGCTTGTGCTAGCCTCGCAAGCGGTTATCGACCGGGTGTATTTTTTTCCTGGCTATTCTATTAAACGCCCGATGCCCGATGAATCGGGTTTTTCGCCCGACGGGCCCGTGGTGCAAAACTTGTCCGGGGGTGTGGCCCTTAGCCGCCGCATTGTGCCCGGAAACCTAGGCAGCGTGGTACGCATCGACACGCTGCGCTCGGCCTCCGACTCGCTTACCTGCTTTGTGCAGGAAACCGGCCTGGCATTCCGTTTCCCGCGGCACGCGTTTCCGGCTGCCGAACCGGCCGAGTACCCCGCGCCCGCCCGCATGCTGGTGGTGTCGGATATCGAGGGCAACTTCAAAGGGTTGCAGCAGTTGCTGCAGGGCGCCGGCGTGGTGGACGCGCAAGCCCGCTGGCGCTTTGGCGCGGGCCACCTCGTATTTGTGGGCGATATGTTCGACCGCGGCCTGCAGGTAACCGAGTGCCTGTGGCTGCTCTACAAGCTGGAGCACGAGGCCGCGCAGGCCGGCGGCAAGGTGCACTTCATCCTGGGCAACCACGAGGTGATGAACCTGACCGGCCACTACAAATACCTGCGCCGCAAATACCGCCACAACGCCGATTCGCTTGGCCTCGACTACGCCCGCTGGTACGCTCCCGATACCGAGTTAGGCCGCTGGCTGCGCTCCAAAAACGTAGTGGAGCGCATCGGGCCCACGCTGTTCGTGCACGGCGGCCTCAGCCCCGAGGTTGCCGCGCTACGCCTGCCCCTTGTGCAGCTCAACGCGCTTACGCGCCGTAGCCTCGATGCATCTCAACACGCCGCGCCCCGCCCCGCCGAGCAGCTGGTGCGCAACCCCAAGCTCAGCCCCGATTGGTACCGCGGCATCGCGCAGGAAGAAGCCCCGGCGGCGCACGTAGCGGCGGTGCTGCGGCAATACGGCGCTACGCGAATGGTTATTGCCCACACGCCCGTCGAAGAAATTACCCCGCTTTACAACGGGCAGGTTGTTGCTATTGACTTACCGCACCAAGAGCATACGAAACAAGGATTTGGGCAGGCGCTGTGGGTCGAAGGCGGAAGGTTTTCGGTCGTCGACAACCTAGGGCGCAAGCAGGCATTGTAGGCACCTGCGGCAGGTTCTCACGCAGGTTGCGCGGAGGTTCGCAGAGGCGGGCCCGCGCAGTGTTTCTACCGCGATATAATGGTACCCAGCAGCCCCGCCAGCTGCATATCCAATTGCTTCAGGCTCTTAAAAATCGACATCTGCGCGAAGTATTCCTCCACGTTGTTCGGGTCGAGCGAGTTCATGGTGTTGAGGCAGTCGGTCAGCTCGCGCTCCACGTTGCACTTGTTCAGGCGCAGAATGGCGTTGTCGCAGGCTTCCTGCAGCATATCCAGCTCGCGCGGCACGTAAATGCTGTGCGTAATCCAGTTGGGGCTCAGTTCGTGCGGCTCGGTCACCAAATCGGTAATCACGGCCCGGATGTCGCTGCGCTCGTGGCGCACCAGCTCCCGGGCATCGGGAAAGCGCCCCGCACCTAGGGCTTCGCGGCACAGATGCATCAGGTCGGCGTAAATGGGCGTCCGGAAGGGCGTTTCGTCGGTTTGGCTTAGCAGGTACTCGGCCACGGTGTGCTCGTTGGCCAGCTGCTGCGCCGGGTAGTTCAGGATGAGGCGTACCACCTCCTTCTCGCAGGCTTGCTGAACGTCGGGTATCGGCTCGGCCTCCACCACGTCCTCCGTAGGCTCGTCGCCCATGAAGCCATATGCCTCGTCGGGCATGGCATCGTCGG includes the following:
- a CDS encoding potassium channel family protein produces the protein MLAVILSVLSLGMGMAGFMLIERYNWLEAFYMTIITISTTGFGEVRPMSDDGRLFVSVYILYNLVVVAYLVSVLTQYLFDGELRNLFKMFMTDQEIRAFQDHVIVCGFGRNGSKAFHELRASGAKVVVVEQSQELMRQAVEALGDIAVPVVFGDATADETLRQAGIERARALISALPKDADNVFVTLTARELNPRLKIISRASLKTSESKLLRAGADSVVMPDEIGGSHMANLVMRPEVIRFLDMINGLGPNRLRLEELTFTDLRTELRGRSIRELDIRSRTGATVIGLKDSAGQFLVSPSPDTRPGPGDVLLLLGTDEQIRRSVIEYRG
- a CDS encoding metallophosphoesterase, translated to MALKPQRALLALAGLYVLYLAGGLVLASQAVIDRVYFFPGYSIKRPMPDESGFSPDGPVVQNLSGGVALSRRIVPGNLGSVVRIDTLRSASDSLTCFVQETGLAFRFPRHAFPAAEPAEYPAPARMLVVSDIEGNFKGLQQLLQGAGVVDAQARWRFGAGHLVFVGDMFDRGLQVTECLWLLYKLEHEAAQAGGKVHFILGNHEVMNLTGHYKYLRRKYRHNADSLGLDYARWYAPDTELGRWLRSKNVVERIGPTLFVHGGLSPEVAALRLPLVQLNALTRRSLDASQHAAPRPAEQLVRNPKLSPDWYRGIAQEEAPAAHVAAVLRQYGATRMVIAHTPVEEITPLYNGQVVAIDLPHQEHTKQGFGQALWVEGGRFSVVDNLGRKQAL